From Lucilia cuprina isolate Lc7/37 chromosome 4, ASM2204524v1, whole genome shotgun sequence:
CTATTGGTGGTGGCTAAAAAGGTATCACCATAGGTGATGAATAAATTGAATATATTGACGACCTGTAAGGAGAAAAGATGTCAATAGATTAGATTAAGTATTTATACGTTTTTATCATAATTCTCACTCACCTGCAatgataaatagaaaatattacatttcTTAACCAAAGTCTGTTCCTGGTTAACTAAAAAGCGTAGCAAACCAATCAAAGCTGACCATAACTCCTTCCAGGGATAATTTAAACGTACACGGCAACGTTTCTGATAACACAATATACGATGTATAACACCCACACACAATAAATACAATTCCATAgggaattttttcattaaatgagaaacaataaattccaCTAACAAATCCAATAAAGTGGCTGCCAATGGTTGAGATTTACCCACACGATCAACATTTAATTTACGATGACGCATTTGAGCACGATGTAACATAACTTTAAAGGTTAAATTATTATCGTGCATCATGGAATTAGCATACTGATCTTCGGAAATGCAGGTGAGTATAAGGAAACATAGTTTAAGATTAGCCACACTGGATTCATTTTTATTATCCTGCATGACAATAGAACTAAATAAAGAAGAAAGGAATAGAgtgaaaatattgaatattttaaatattttttttaacttaccaATATTGAAATACCGCCACCAGTAAATTAGTGGGATATTGTGTCATATCTATAATGGGAGCATTGGCTAAATCCGGTACAGGTTGTGTTAAACTTAGAGTATTGCTAGGTGAGGGCGGTGCACTCGTTTCGGCTTGTGTATGAGCCaatgttgttataaaattaCGATTTAAATGTACCGCTTCGTATAAGGCCAATAGTAAACCATTATTGGCCTTAATCTGTTGCACCCTTTCACAGCCTTCATCTGAAACAAACATATTACCCACTATATTCGAGAGAGATGAAAACCATGAAGAAGACTGGGCATTATTTAAACTTTGCATGTATTGACGACAAAAGTCAATAAGAGATTGAGAAATCATTTGTCCATAGCTGTAGATAACAAATAGCACAACATAGTTATTTATGgaaatgttaaatatgtttgATAATACTCACCCATTTAAAGCCAATTCATCGGCTAATATGGAAAGCTGCACTATATAAGGATTAGTGGCTTCATGCTTGCGATAATTTACCAAAATTGTTAGTAATATTACTATATCATGTCCATGTTGTGCCCTTAAAGTGGGATCACTTAGTAGTCTTACAAAGGCATCAAATAAGGTATTCATCATTAGATATTCCAATAAAACATTTTGGCTAACATTATCAGTACCGGTTACCAGCACCAAAAGAAGTTTTAAACACATAAATCTAGCATTTTCCGTAACATCTCCTAAGGACAATGTAAGGATATTTTGAGATGCAGATGTAAGTTTATAGATTTCTACAAAACTACAAAGATTTACTTTCACTCACCCAACAATATTTGATTACAATGATCCATTAACTGTTTCATCCATTTATCCATATGTTCATAGCCAAAGATTTCATTGAGTATATCATAAGAATTATCGGCCGTAGATTTCTTAAATATGGCAAAGAACAACGAACACAAAGTCTGTAGGCTATTGCACAAACGTTTGGGATGatctaaaataattaacattattttaaaactaattataacGCAAAACCACACCCTTAGATAGATTTTTTGTTACAGCTCCACAccaaagccaaaaaaaaaacatgaacaaCTTGTAACACTCACCTGTATCCAACATTTCTATGCATTTCTGAAAAAtcatatttagatttttcttaACCAATGTAAACTGTTCACTCGTCAACTTGGTGACTTCACCCTCAAGAGATTCAACATTCGGTTGCAATAGAAAGAATTCATTCCAGAATTCAGGACTATCCTGTGTGGGATCTTCGCCACGAAAGAAAAGTTCATAAATGTAAACAACTTTTTCTTTGGGCCGTTTCGAAGAACCACTGCCACTGCGTTTACGAGATGTCATTGtggaattaatttaattataatttattgtgtttttttatgagtgtttattttaagttagtcaaatatttgtttatttttatagctGTGATAGAAAATTTCTACGTATTTGCGTTGTCTTGTCAATCTTTTTTGATTGTGCCTGCTGTTTTAAAAACgtcattgttttaatttttcttttttaacgcCGTTAGTTGGGAGTACAGTGCCGACTTTGTAGTAAACAATCAgctgtttgttatttgtttaaggTTGCCaaggttttattattgtttaagtgAGGGTAAtggtttcttaaataaaattttatataactaatattttaatgaaaaataaaaataatttcagatattttattaatttcagattattttattttaaagaatctaaaaaaataatatttttaattaaaaaataaaaaaattctctatatttctttttttaatttatgttatcacacatttttattattttctctaaaTATTTCAGACTTCTAGACGTCTTAAATTGACATTACAACAATTTTTCTTGTTAGATACAACTTCCTCAGATACTAAAATGAAtcattttgtgtaatttttaccctacaccactatagtgttgagggtattatacgtatgtgctgatgtttgtaacatacaaaaatattggtccaatacccaccttaaagtataccgatcgattcagaatcattttttgagtcgattaagacatgtccatgtaaaccttgtgcgcaaggtacaggccgcaatattcaagataatttgatgaaatttggaccaagcatgttttttgacacagggatgaagcctattgaatatggttgaaatcggtcccccatacaaccgtacctcccgatttgaactttttatgccataattacgtcaaatattctattatctctctaaaattggtacaaataagttttatataactataaatgacactgcagattttcgtaagtaTTGGCCCTTAttggaccctagcccccatacaaaccacccttcaaaaaaatgtcttaaacgtctaaaattgacttgtaaccatttgtatcgcaatgaaactcaacaaaattaactgttatttaaaaatatataactttcccaaatttaccgaggatcggcccatatttaacctatataaagcctcatttagaaattttagtttttatcaataaattgcttaaatattttgaaataatattcaacataaaagtttctttataaaaagtaaaaaattttaaaaatatactcatggtgtagggtattatatggtcggccatgcccgactatactttcctacttttttttcttatttcaaagaattttaaaattgaattcgtaacaaaactatttgtaaaaatttgcttcttttcttttttcaagttcaaagattattttgaattttttataaaaaaaaacacactatTTACATGATGAATCATTTTACAAGagaattcttaaataaatttataataacaaatacgTTTTTTAAAGGCAGTAATtagaacattttatatatttgtctgtacttttttttaacattttcaaaattgttgttattaattaaatttcaaatttttgtaaattttcactGCTACAAtttgaatattgttttttcaATTCCTCCTCAGTTATTGGCATTAATATGGACGAatcattttgtttcaaatttctaagataattttgaaattttaaagtagAATTTTGAATGGCGACAGTTTGTTGTtgatgtgaaat
This genomic window contains:
- the LOC111688995 gene encoding armadillo-like helical domain-containing protein 3 produces the protein MTSRKRSGSGSSKRPKEKVVYIYELFFRGEDPTQDSPEFWNEFFLLQPNVESLEGEVTKLTSEQFTLVKKNLNMIFQKCIEMLDTDHPKRLCNSLQTLCSLFFAIFKKSTADNSYDILNEIFGYEHMDKWMKQLMDHCNQILLGDVTENARFMCLKLLLVLVTGTDNVSQNVLLEYLMMNTLFDAFVRLLSDPTLRAQHGHDIVILLTILVNYRKHEATNPYIVQLSILADELALNGYGQMISQSLIDFCRQYMQSLNNAQSSSWFSSLSNIVGNMFVSDEGCERVQQIKANNGLLLALYEAVHLNRNFITTLAHTQAETSAPPSPSNTLSLTQPVPDLANAPIIDMTQYPTNLLVAVFQYCSIVMQDNKNESSVANLKLCFLILTCISEDQYANSMMHDNNLTFKVMLHRAQMRHRKLNVDRVGKSQPLAATLLDLLVEFIVSHLMKKFPMELYLLCVGVIHRILCYQKRCRVRLNYPWKELWSALIGLLRFLVNQEQTLVKKCNIFYLSLQVVNIFNLFITYGDTFLATTNSYDELYYELNREEKVFTELHAMVLRYTTMPDCEYKDDVIKLLNALVNILAIVKHFQNKIKEWLAEQGLSTPTEEQILEVVRKNYDLTLKLQDSLDHYERYAEAPRHTAFFKNMVRDVVADTRKQIYGYVKEAISTIPEPDNAMITSTSSNT